A region of Xylocopa sonorina isolate GNS202 chromosome 13, iyXylSono1_principal, whole genome shotgun sequence DNA encodes the following proteins:
- the Imd gene encoding death domain-containing immune deficiency protein isoform X3, with amino-acid sequence MKMPILSNLSRRLHMLTTDAKPDPPRIPIDGYTHNLDSNAVNIEKEKTKSESVTTEPEQQVKANDKTLSEEKRSFENYAIPSKTANCSTAEQDPDDAATSANGAREQKRPNVKTKTKSRQQNSSRKAHAVNYNIINSNGVKIGSKTSYICNINQFAKNNTETPEEAWTRSKVRQMPMEVKHLCACTNEITLDDIFVVKTHIGHGWRDVARKLFYTNGQIEQFEENYRHRGISEVIYQLFLDWKQANTKDAEIGKLINILWTCKEYDCVERLVSTYSDTT; translated from the exons ATG aaAATGCCAATACTTTCGAATTTATCTCGCCGTCTTCATATGCTAACAACCGATGCGAAACCCGACCCACCACGGATACCAATCGACGGATACACGCACAATTTAGATTCGAATGCGGTGAATATCGAAAAGGAGAAAACTAAGTCTGAATCTGTCACTACAGAGCCGGAACAACAAGTAAAAGCGAATGATAAAACATTATCGGAAGAAAAAAGGTCTTTCGAAAATTACGCGATACCTTCAAAAACTGCTAATTGTTCCACGGCTGAACAAGATCCGGATGATGCAGCAACTTCCGCAAATGGTGCGAGAGAACAAAAGAGACCAAACGTTAAAACGAAAACAAAATCCAGACAACAGAATTCAT CACGAAAGGCGCACGCTGTGAATTACAATATCATTAATTCAAATGGTGTGAAAATTGGCTCGAAGACAAGTTACATTTGTAATATTAACCAATTTGCTAAAAATAATACTGAAACGCCGGAGGAAGCATGGACACGATCAAAAGTTCGACAAATGCCGATGGAAGTAAAACATTTATGTGCTTGCACCAATGAAATTACTTTAGACGATATATTTGTTGTCAAAACTCATATCGGACATGGATGGAGAGACGTTGCTAGAAAACTGTTCTATACGAATGGTCAAATAGAACAATTTGAAGAAAATTATAGACATAGAGGCATAAGCGAA GTAATTTATCAATTATTTTTGGACTGGAAACAAGCTAACACGAAAGATGCGGAGATCGGTAAATTGATAAATATATTATGGACGTGCAAAGAATACGACTGTGTTGAACGATTAGTCTCTACATATAGCGATAcaacataa
- the Imd gene encoding death domain-containing immune deficiency protein isoform X1 yields the protein MVAEKREWISNPKFYLPKMPILSNLSRRLHMLTTDAKPDPPRIPIDGYTHNLDSNAVNIEKEKTKSESVTTEPEQQVKANDKTLSEEKRSFENYAIPSKTANCSTAEQDPDDAATSANGAREQKRPNVKTKTKSRQQNSSRKAHAVNYNIINSNGVKIGSKTSYICNINQFAKNNTETPEEAWTRSKVRQMPMEVKHLCACTNEITLDDIFVVKTHIGHGWRDVARKLFYTNGQIEQFEENYRHRGISEVIYQLFLDWKQANTKDAEIGKLINILWTCKEYDCVERLVSTYSDTT from the exons ATGGTAGCGGAGAAGAGAGAGTGGATATCAAATCCAAAATTTTATTTGCCG aaAATGCCAATACTTTCGAATTTATCTCGCCGTCTTCATATGCTAACAACCGATGCGAAACCCGACCCACCACGGATACCAATCGACGGATACACGCACAATTTAGATTCGAATGCGGTGAATATCGAAAAGGAGAAAACTAAGTCTGAATCTGTCACTACAGAGCCGGAACAACAAGTAAAAGCGAATGATAAAACATTATCGGAAGAAAAAAGGTCTTTCGAAAATTACGCGATACCTTCAAAAACTGCTAATTGTTCCACGGCTGAACAAGATCCGGATGATGCAGCAACTTCCGCAAATGGTGCGAGAGAACAAAAGAGACCAAACGTTAAAACGAAAACAAAATCCAGACAACAGAATTCAT CACGAAAGGCGCACGCTGTGAATTACAATATCATTAATTCAAATGGTGTGAAAATTGGCTCGAAGACAAGTTACATTTGTAATATTAACCAATTTGCTAAAAATAATACTGAAACGCCGGAGGAAGCATGGACACGATCAAAAGTTCGACAAATGCCGATGGAAGTAAAACATTTATGTGCTTGCACCAATGAAATTACTTTAGACGATATATTTGTTGTCAAAACTCATATCGGACATGGATGGAGAGACGTTGCTAGAAAACTGTTCTATACGAATGGTCAAATAGAACAATTTGAAGAAAATTATAGACATAGAGGCATAAGCGAA GTAATTTATCAATTATTTTTGGACTGGAAACAAGCTAACACGAAAGATGCGGAGATCGGTAAATTGATAAATATATTATGGACGTGCAAAGAATACGACTGTGTTGAACGATTAGTCTCTACATATAGCGATAcaacataa
- the Imd gene encoding death domain-containing immune deficiency protein isoform X2 produces MPILSNLSRRLHMLTTDAKPDPPRIPIDGYTHNLDSNAVNIEKEKTKSESVTTEPEQQVKANDKTLSEEKRSFENYAIPSKTANCSTAEQDPDDAATSANGAREQKRPNVKTKTKSRQQNSSRKAHAVNYNIINSNGVKIGSKTSYICNINQFAKNNTETPEEAWTRSKVRQMPMEVKHLCACTNEITLDDIFVVKTHIGHGWRDVARKLFYTNGQIEQFEENYRHRGISEVIYQLFLDWKQANTKDAEIGKLINILWTCKEYDCVERLVSTYSDTT; encoded by the exons ATGCCAATACTTTCGAATTTATCTCGCCGTCTTCATATGCTAACAACCGATGCGAAACCCGACCCACCACGGATACCAATCGACGGATACACGCACAATTTAGATTCGAATGCGGTGAATATCGAAAAGGAGAAAACTAAGTCTGAATCTGTCACTACAGAGCCGGAACAACAAGTAAAAGCGAATGATAAAACATTATCGGAAGAAAAAAGGTCTTTCGAAAATTACGCGATACCTTCAAAAACTGCTAATTGTTCCACGGCTGAACAAGATCCGGATGATGCAGCAACTTCCGCAAATGGTGCGAGAGAACAAAAGAGACCAAACGTTAAAACGAAAACAAAATCCAGACAACAGAATTCAT CACGAAAGGCGCACGCTGTGAATTACAATATCATTAATTCAAATGGTGTGAAAATTGGCTCGAAGACAAGTTACATTTGTAATATTAACCAATTTGCTAAAAATAATACTGAAACGCCGGAGGAAGCATGGACACGATCAAAAGTTCGACAAATGCCGATGGAAGTAAAACATTTATGTGCTTGCACCAATGAAATTACTTTAGACGATATATTTGTTGTCAAAACTCATATCGGACATGGATGGAGAGACGTTGCTAGAAAACTGTTCTATACGAATGGTCAAATAGAACAATTTGAAGAAAATTATAGACATAGAGGCATAAGCGAA GTAATTTATCAATTATTTTTGGACTGGAAACAAGCTAACACGAAAGATGCGGAGATCGGTAAATTGATAAATATATTATGGACGTGCAAAGAATACGACTGTGTTGAACGATTAGTCTCTACATATAGCGATAcaacataa